A stretch of the Prochlorococcus marinus str. MIT 0918 genome encodes the following:
- the petG gene encoding cytochrome b6-f complex subunit V, which produces MIEPLLCGIVLGLVPITILGLFVSAWNQYRRGGSIPDWE; this is translated from the coding sequence ATGATTGAACCGTTGCTTTGTGGCATTGTTTTAGGCTTAGTACCTATTACGATTTTAGGCTTATTTGTGAGTGCTTGGAACCAATATCGTAGAGGTGGTTCTATTCCGGATTGGGAGTGA